From Pagrus major chromosome 9, Pma_NU_1.0, the proteins below share one genomic window:
- the tbr1b gene encoding T-box brain protein 1b: protein MQVENCISPASDLSKKFMNVGSGFASSDGSELSLQDHPIICASDNLERSSPLKKNSREMTNQSEADNFPDSKDASGDVQRGKLSPDLHGVSDIRHNFDGSAGERCIFSPSTQPQSVSAAPSAMFPYPSQHGPAHPAFSIGSPSRYMAHHPVITNGAYNSLLTNTSPQGYPAAGYPYAQQYGHTYQGGAFYQFSTAQAGLVPGKAQVYLCNRALWLKFHRHQTEMIITKQGRRMFPFLSFNISGLDPTAHYNIFVDVILADPNHWRFQGGKWVPCGKADTNVTGNRVYMHPDSPNTGAHWMRQEISFGKLKLTNNKGASNNTGQMVVLQSLHKYQPRLHVVEVNEDGTEDTSQPGRVQTFTFTETQFIAVTAYQNTDITQLKIDHNPFAKGFRDNYDTVYTGCDIDRLTPSPGDSPRSQIVPGARYAMPSSFLQDQFVSTYAKSRFHPGMGTGPGTERSVPLGNSLLSPQQTEEPTVATPPQRWFVTPANNRLDFAASAYDAADFAGNAATLLSYAAAGVKALPLPTAGCSNRPLGYYADPSGWGGRTPPQYCGVNSKSSSVFSCWPTNSIGGRAGTNYLAEEGDSIPTERSPIGGSEEAKPKDMTSESNWIETPSSIKSIDSSDSGIFEQAKRRRISPSATPVSETVSPLKSELLTPRECEKNCTKDIGYYSFYPHS, encoded by the exons ATGCAGGTCGAGAATTGCATCTCGCCCGCGAGTGATCTCTCCAAGAAATTTATGAATGTGGGCAGTGGCTTTGCGAGCTCCGATGGATCTGAGCTTTCGTTGCAGGACCATCCTATTATATGTGCAAGTGACAACCTGGAGAGAAGTTCACCTCTGAAAAAAAACTCTAGGGAGATGACGAATCAGTCAGAGGCAGACAATTTTCCCGACTCCAAGGACGCATCAGGGGACGTCCAGAGGGGCAAACTCTCTCCTGATCTTCACGGAGTCTCTGACATCCGTCATAATTTCGATGGATCTGCAGGAGAAAGGTGCATCTTTTCTCCATCCACCCAGCCGCAGTCAGTCTCAGCAGCTCCCAGTGCCATGTTCCCCTACCCGAGCCAGCATGGACCAGCGCACCCGGCTTTCTCTATTGGAAGTCCCAGCCGCTACATGGCCCATCACCCGGTCATAACTAATGGAGCTTACAACAGCCTTCTGACCAACACTTCTCCTCAAGGCTACCCGGCGGCGGGCTACCCTTACGCGCAACAGTATGGACACACGTACCAAGGAGGGGCTTTTTACCAGTTCTCCACCGCGCAGGCAGGACTGGTGCCGGGGAAGGCGCAGGTGTATTTGTGCAACAGGGCCCTGTGGCTGAAGTTTCACAGGCACCAGACAGAGATGATCATCACAAAGCAAGGGCG acGAATGTTCCCATTTTTAAGCTTCAACATTTCTGGCCTCGACCCAACTGCTCACTACAATATATTTGTGGATGTAATACTCGCTGATCCAAATCACTGGCGATTTCAAGGAGGCAAGTGGGTGCCATGTGGGAAAGCAGACACGAATGTAACAG GGAACAGGGTTTATATGCACCCGGACTCACCAAACACCGGTGCGCACTGGATGCGTCAAGAAATATCATTTGGGAAGCTAAAGCTCACAAACAACAAAGGTGCCTCCAACAACACGGGGCAG ATGGTGGTTCTCCAGTCCCTCCACAAGTACCAGCCCAGGCTCCATGTGGTGGAAGTAAACGAGGATGGGACAGAGGACACCAGCCAACCAGGAAGAGTCCAGACTTTCACCTTCACAGAGACGCAATTCATCGCCGTCACAGCTTACCAGAATACCGAT ATTACGCAGCTGAAAATCGACCACAATCCGTTTGCTAAAGGATTTCGGGACAACTACGACAC TGTCTACACAGGCTGCGACATCGACCGCCTAACTCCATCACCGGGTGACTCTCCGCGTTCACAGATCGTGCCGGGTGCGAGATATGCCATGCCTAGCTCTTTCCTGCAGGACCAATTTGTCAGCACTTATGCCAAATCTCGCTTTCACCCTGGCATGGGGACTGGTCCTGGCACGGAGCGCAGCGTCCCACTCGGCAACAGCTTGCTATCCCCGCAGCAAACCGAGGAGCCCACTGTTGCCACCCCCCCGCAGCGATGGTTTGTCACCCCTGCCAACAACCGACTGGACTTTGCTGCCTCGGCATACGACGCCGCTGATTTCGCCGGTAACGCGGCCACCTTGCTGTCCTACGCAGCGGCCGGAGTGAAGGCTCTTCCCCTGCCGACTGCAGGCTGCTCCAATCGGCCTCTTGGCTATTACGCAGACCCGTCGGGCTGGGGAGGACGCACGCCGCCGCAGTACTGCGGCGTAAATAGCAAATCCAGCTCGGTCTTTTCCTGCTGGCCCACTAACTCTATCGGGGGCAGAGCGGGCACCAACTACCTGGCCGAGGAGGGGGACTCCATCCCGACAGAGAGGTCACCGATCGGCGGCTCGGAGGAGGCCAAACCCAAAGACATGACCTCAGAGTCGAACTGGATAGAGACGCCGTCCTCCATTAAGTCCATCGACTCGAGCGACTCTGGGATCTTTGAACAGGCCAAAAGGAGACGGATCTCCCCCTCTGCCACGCCGGTTTCAGAGACAGTGTCCCCGTTAAAGTCTGAGCTGCTGACACCCAGAGAGTGTGAGAAAAACTGCACAAAGGACATTGGTTATTACAGTTTCTATCCTCacagttaa